One window from the genome of Parasteatoda tepidariorum isolate YZ-2023 chromosome 8, CAS_Ptep_4.0, whole genome shotgun sequence encodes:
- the LOC110283002 gene encoding uncharacterized protein, producing the protein MISITILVYSVLVLKVHSQEVSDAEPRFTTESTTPTSTADWDVINQRNFQNDNSPLSRNNQFQPYLPSQYGPIIASFQGLPYGARLQFENRSGANPRYFPSYDVPLDAYSVNWTDSDNSFSQPASFMQYPQANGIFPLPPVPYYASRNPDDNRYALIEDVYNPSYDNFRGNWTIPPPIIYPENVPRRRNRMNSAPAYLENLPYPDYNQRRYGDIRNAERAIPFSQYPLPPLFYPPPGLGSNEDRTLYPELDVLSRPPYFDREPGTESPESAAIRNAPQTQPPKPIDSAESPIAAETIPRGVPSRPFSSPRQLPVVPPYPAEPIPPRFIPPNPFPINSLPYGVPIPLPELVSPFNFPAGLLPPTTPPPILPNIPLGPNENVLPNLLNEPPPALPPPVGSDVIADAPLPPPIENMPVDEIETNPSEISGNLPPVKTPYEFGYEMNDGRGTDQHRKEFSDGSGTVTGSYGYRDPFGVYRLVNYVADKNGFRAFIKSNEPGVSNPGSADVRVEAEVPPPKAIEESLRSSMRVDAVELPDVPPLPVVGEKK; encoded by the coding sequence atgatatcTATTACGATTCTCGTTTATTCGGTTTTAGTTCTCAAAGTTCATTCTCAAGAAGTGAGTGATGCGGAACCACGTTTTACAACTGAATCAACCACACCGACATCGACTGCTGATTGGGATGTAATTAATCAGCGCAACTTTCAAAATGATAACTCGCCATTGAGTAGAAATAATCAATTTCAACCATACTTACCCTCACAATATGGACCTATTATTGCTTCGTTTCAAGGTCTGCCTTATGGTGCCCGATTACAGTTCGAAAATAGATCTGGTGCAAACCCCCGCTATTTCCCAAGTTATGACGTACCACTGGACGCTTACTCAGTGAACTGGACAGATAGCGATAATTCCTTTTCTCAACCAGCTTCATTTATGCAATATCCACAAGCTAATGGAATATTTCCTTTACCTCCTGTGCCTTATTATGCATCGAGAAACCCAGATGACAACAGATATGCTTTAATAGAAGATGTTTATAATCCATCCTACGATAATTTTAGGGGAAACTGGACTATACCACCACCAATTATATATCCGGAAAATGTTCCAAGAAGGCGAAACAGAATGAATTCTGCTCCAGCTTATTTAGAGAATCTACCATACCCAGACTACAATCAAAGGCGATATGGTGATATAAGGAATGCTGAACGTGCCATACCATTCTCTCAGTATCCCCTACCTCCATTGTTTTATCCTCCTCCAGGTTTAGGAAGTAATGAAGATAGAACTTTATATCCCGAATTAGATGTTCTGAGTAGACCTCCTTATTTTGACAGAGAGCCAGGGACAGAGTCACCGGAAAGTGCAGCTATCAGGAATGCACCTCAAACACAGCCTCCCAAACCAATAGATTCCGCAGAATCTCCTATTGCAGCAGAGACGATTCCAAGAGGAGTTCCAAGCAGACCGTTCTCTTCTCCAAGGCAACTTCCTGTTGTACCCCCTTATCCAGCAGAACCTATTCCTCCAAGATTTATCCCTCCTAACCCCTTCCCCATTAATTCATTGCCTTATGGTGTGCCAATACCACTTCCAGAGCTAGTATCCCCTTTCAATTTTCCAGCAGGACTTTTACCTCCAACTACCCCTCCTCCCATTCTTCCAAATATTCCTTTGGGTCCTAACGAAAATGTGCTCCCGAATCTCTTGAACGAACCACCACCTGCACTTCCACCACCTGTTGGATCTGATGTTATAGCAGATGCACCTCTACCTCCACCCATAGAAAATATGCCCGTTGACGAAATTGAAACTAATCCAAGTGAAATAAGTGGAAATCTCCCCCCTGTTAAAACCCCATATGAATTCGGATATGAAATGAATGATGGAAGAGGTACAGACCAGCACAGAAAAGAATTCTCGGATGGTTCAGGAACTGTTACTGGAAGTTACGGTTACAGAGATCCTTTTGGTGTGTATCGTCTCGTTAACTATGTTGCCGATAAGAATGGATTCAGAGCATTCATTAAATCGAATGAACCAGGTGTTTCGAATCCAGGAAGTGCTGATGTAAGAGTGGAAGCTGAAGTGCCACCCCCAAAAGCAATTGAAGAAAGTCTTAGATCGTCGATGAGAGTCGATGCCGTCGAATTACCTGATGTACCTCCACTGCCTGTAGTTGGTGAGAAAAAGTAA